Proteins found in one Sorghum bicolor cultivar BTx623 chromosome 1, Sorghum_bicolor_NCBIv3, whole genome shotgun sequence genomic segment:
- the LOC8060515 gene encoding proteinase inhibitor type-2 CEVI57, whose protein sequence is MATIKACSSRLVPVALLLCGLIVMGSISGLEAKDKDGKVCIETCQEAYYMTCPSTGNAKLNPACNCCLASLKEDGCTIYLKDGTVEKCPRT, encoded by the exons ATGGCCACCATCAAAGCTTGCTCTTCCAGACTTGTTCCAGTGGCTCTCCTGCTGTGTG GGCTCATAGTGATGGGCTCCATTTCGGGATTGGAAGCAAAGGACAAGGACGGGAAGGTGTGCATCGAGACCTGCCAGGAAGCGTACTACATGACGTGCCCGTCCACAGGCAACGCGAAGCTCAACCCGGCGTGCAACTGCTGCCTGGCCTCCTTGAAGGAGGACGGCTGCACCATCTACTTGAAGGACGGGACAGTGGAGAAATGCCCAAGAACCTGA
- the LOC8059939 gene encoding uncharacterized protein LOC8059939, translating into MASRLLHLRRLLIPPSTLPAASFSTAVTPTPRVSALVDEICGLTLLEASSLADTLRGRLGVDQMPPLAILTGGAALVGGGVGPGAAGEEAKAKEEKMAFDVKLEGFDAAAKLKIIKELRAFTSLGLKEAKELVEKAPAVLKAGVPKEEAESIAEKMRAVGAKIVLE; encoded by the coding sequence ATGGCGTCCCGCCTCCTCCACCTCCGCCGCCTCCTGATTCCCCCCTCCACCCTCCCCGCCGCCTCCTTCTCCACCGCCGTCACCCCGACCCCGCGCGTCTCCGCGCTCGTCGACGAGATCTGCGGGCTCACCCTCCTCGAGGCCTCTTCCCTCGCCGACACCCTGCGCGGCCGCCTCGGTGTCGACCAGATGCCCCCATTAGCTATCCTCACGGGCGGCGCCGCGCTCGTCGGCGGCGGAGTAGGTCCCGGGGCGGCCGGCGAGGAGGCGAAGGCCAAGGAGGAGAAGATGGCGTTCGACGTGAAGCTGGAGGGGTTCGACGCCGCGGCGAAGCTCAAGATCATCAAGGAGCTCAGGGCGTTCACCAGTTTGGGGCTGAAGGAGGCTAAGGAGCTCGTCGAGAAGGCGCCCGCCGTGCTGAAGGCCGGAGTTCCAAAAGAGGAGGCGGAGAGTATTGCCGAGAAGATGCGGGCGGTCGGCGCCAAAATTGTTCTCGAGTGA
- the LOC8060516 gene encoding uncharacterized protein LOC8060516, producing the protein MTPHANPVLVPPPTEPHLHLGNSASDPPPPSCSRPAGCGCGRGDIERDRGAPPPEMSRYVEMLDMGVRIAARFHSHCPQTARMYYKPPQTQSSSSSSADDVAKARCFGLDAAAVLLPFTSAGAGEFRPGPGFQLHEFDTAQVVVYEVV; encoded by the coding sequence ATGACACCGCACGCGAATCCAGTCCTCGTGCCCCCACCAACTGAACCACATCTCCACCTCGGCAATTCGGCATCCGATCCGCCGCCGCCTTCTTGCTCGAGGCCTGCGGGCTGCGGCTGCGGGAGAGGAGACATCGAGCGAGACAGAGGTGCTCCGCCGCCGGAGATGTCTCGGTACGTGGAGATGCTGGACATGGGCGTGCGCATCGCGGCGAGGTTCCACTCGCACTGCCCGCAGACGGCGCGCATGTACTACAAGCCGCCGCAGAcccagtcgtcgtcgtcgtcctcggcgGACGATGTCGCCAAGGCCAGGTGCTTCGGTCTCGACGCCGCGGCGGTCCTGCTGCCCTTCACGTCCGCGGGGGCAGGGGAGTTCCGGCCGGGGCCGGGGTTCCAGCTCCACGAATTCGACACCGCGCAGGTCGTCGTATACGAGGTTGTCTGA
- the LOC8060517 gene encoding uncharacterized protein LOC8060517 yields MSRYVEMLDMGVRVAARFHSHCPQTARMYYKPPQTQTTTSSSSSSSSADDANKATSFGLDAPSVLRRPSALAAAGEFRAGDRSGHHQLHDFGFDTAQVVVYEVV; encoded by the coding sequence ATGTCTCGGTACGTGGAGATGCTGGACATGGGCGTGCGCGTCGCCGCGAGGTTCCACTCGCACTGCCCGCAGACGGCGCGCATGTACTACAAGCCGCCGCAGACccagacgacgacgtcgtcgtcgtcgtcgtcttcctcGGCCGACGACGCCAACAAGGCCACGAGCTTCGGCCTCGACGCGCCGTCAGTCCTGCGGCGGCCCTCCGCGCTCGCGGCGGCGGGAGAGTTCCGCGCCGGCGACCGGTCGGGCCATCATCAGCTTCACGATTTCGGCTTCGACACCGCGCAAGTCGTCGTGTACGAGGTCGTGTGA
- the LOC8060518 gene encoding uncharacterized protein LOC8060518 — translation MAAAFTKFSLTFVLLLSAFVVSGEIGGAMAATDCSTVRCIQGGYITCDNYPYQKLDGCACVCAPKNGRNCMLHLQSGSTYNCGDKKKE, via the exons ATGGCGGCTGCCTTCACGAAGTTCTCCCTCACCttcgtcctcctcctctccg CGTTCGTCGTGTCCGGCGAGATCGGGGGAGCCATGGCGGCGACCGACTGCTCGACGGTCCGGTGCATCCAGGGCGGGTATATCACCTGCGACAACTACCCGTACCAGAAGCTGGACGGCTGCGCCTGCGTCTGCGCGCCCAAGAACGGCCGGAACTGCATGCTCCACCTCCAGTCCGGCTCCACTTACAACTGCGGCGACAAGAAGAAGGAATAG